Below is a window of Dictyostelium discoideum AX4 chromosome 1 chromosome, whole genome shotgun sequence DNA.
GGCCGTTAAAAATGGTGATATTgcaaatgttaaaaaatcaGTTGAAGccaaaaaagatttaatttcaattactGATGGTAATAAAAGAGGTCCATGCCATTGGGCTGCTGATTTtgtaagtttatttttttatttttttttattaatttttattaattaatatttattattattattattacttttttttttaatttattaatgtttattaataactatttaaatatttaaatttattaattagaaTCAAGTTGAAGTTTtagaatatttaatttcaaaaggtGCTAAATTTGACAATACAGATGATTATGGAATTACACCATTATTAGCAGCAGTTTATGAAGGTCATACAGGTGCTGTTGAATTATTAGTTAAAAAAGGTGCAAATAAATCTGTTGTTGGTCCAGATGGTCAAACTGCATATGATGCTGCTGAAAAAGCTGATATTAAagcattattaaaataaattattcatAATATGCAATTCcaaaccaaaatcaaaatcaaaatccaaatccaaaaaaaaaaaaaaaagtccgctttaaaatcttatttataaaaaaaaaattactgtaattcataataaaaaaaaaataataaatataaataaataaaatacagTTTATAAGAATAATTgtattttggaaaaaaaaaaaaaaccttattccattgtttttttttttttttttttattattttttattttttttttttttttttcattgttttttttttttctacccctaaaattttttgtatctcttttttcaattaatttcaaaaaaaaaaaaaaaaataaaaaaaaaataaaaaaaaacaaataatgcAAGAAACTAACATTGTTTACATATTGGGagataaagaaattgataaaatacaAATCCtcaaaggtaaaaaaaaaaaaaaaaaagaaaaagaaaaagaaataaagttTTTCAAATACTAACCTtttacatataaaaaaatcaaaaaatttaaaaggatTAAATGTTAACgataataaagaatataCTATCAATACTAAATACTATTCagcaaatataaatattgaaaCTATTGATCTTGATAAAGAAAATAGTTTTGTAAAATTCAATCACAATGATCATGTATCTGCAATAGTTTTAGTTTTTGATTCATCAAAACCAGAatcattcaattttattaaatcatatattacaaataataaaaagattgaaaaatataatgatgacgaagatgaggatgatgaagatgataaagTGGATGATCATGAGGAAGAATTAGATACAAAcgaaattttatatattttagttgacataaataaatcaaaaaatgaaatggaAGATCAAATTGAACAATGGtgtattgaaaatttaattgaatggGTTATATTTGATTCAAATTCTCATAAAGAATATGATATTAGAAAATCGGATTTAACTGGTAagtttcaaaattttattttatttttgaatattttaatattaatttactaaaatttttttttttttttttttttttttttttatttaaaaagaaattgatgaaaaagttaaatatGGTATTGAaagattaattgaaattttagaatCAAATATGTGGCCAAAAAtggaattaaagaaaaataatagtttaaaaaaagaaatcaaagagGATGATAACGAATATCcatcaataaaaaatgataaatttttacaagattctttaaaaaaggtTGAAGGTTTCTTTAAGAAATCAGccacatcaacaacaacaacaacaacaacaacaacaacaaccaccacagaaaacaataataaagataataaaaaagaaaccaaAGTTAAAACCAAtggattatcaattgaagagGACCAAGATGAAGtcgataatgaaaatgat
It encodes the following:
- a CDS encoding hypothetical protein (12 days embryo spinal ganglion cDNA, RIKEN full-length enriched library, clone:D130045P06 product:granule cell differentiation protein, full insert sequence), with the translated sequence MEEQNDFTWAVKNGDIANVKKSVEAKKDLISITDGNKRGPCHWAADFNQVEVLEYLISKGAKFDNTDDYGITPLLAAVYEGHTGAVELLVKKGANKSVVGPDGQTAYDAAEKADIKALLK